The Trichosurus vulpecula isolate mTriVul1 chromosome 4, mTriVul1.pri, whole genome shotgun sequence genome contains a region encoding:
- the IGSF10 gene encoding immunoglobulin superfamily member 10, with the protein MKVKGKELPPLLASLVSVCLATLPYGNACPRRCACYVPTEVHCTFRYLTAIPDTIPANAERINLGYNSLIKLTETDFTGLHKLELLMLHSNEIHDIPDKTFIDLHALQVLKMSYNKVRRLHKDTFHGLRSLTRLHLDHNHLEFINPETFYGLTSLRLVHLEGNLLTKLHPNTFVSLSYFQIFKTSFIKYIYLSDNFLTSIPREMIVYMTELESIYLHGNPWVCDCELNWLPDWIQQNPDTVKCKRDRSSSTLLQCPLCTNPKESKGQRLAEISPEALTCVKPTIDSALKMKNLTLPEEGDSISLFSKDFVAPLGLITMNLTDQSGNEANLACSIQKPSKTSPISFAEGSGFVTLNTSFSTFLVCNIDHHHIQPLWRILAMYSDSPLRLKRTLSLTQTPQLNNKYKQITAKNEDIFTDIKAELRSDPSWLMQDQISLQLDRTVTTLSTLHIRYLVDAHVTVPHKKEGQVKHKWTMISRDNTTKLEHTVLVGGTMELNCPAQGDPSPHLEWVLADGSKVRAPYISEDGRILIDKAGKLELQTADGFDTGLYHCISTNYDDADILTYRVTVMDPNVGSHHINGAPRVSSLGETLDLPCQSTGIPDASISWVLPGNIVLHHSLGDKQILSDGTLRILKVTEQDSGYFRCVAANSYGVDFLIFLVSVDVKGNVLEYQDGEADGSGQEEPKATTTNFKEPSVVQNTVPPVADMTKQDISNPSKRHNYREWTYRRHGDPINRHFREHRRQFPTSARRLDPRQWAAFLEKTKKLATPEKVGSAITTLPTQVTVLSKLPGDGEESSGVLPPDEEFIFLTTRALETSASPVTRDPITPPGSSETSITPGMEAFPIVGPQTSQPERPEKLMSSTNLNLSTSVSIHFNLSTSSNMKGITTQQLPTISSLMPVTIKISRNKQPLWERSKHSKSTPTPPGDDISRDSNINTSGNPHGKDHVFRDSVDQISHHHLSVITDNEPNNDNFHSHTTQKTLTSKFPTDSTMMMQNQIWAISTTTPLMRHFGRWKKIWGRRRIISSGRIPNIRGHRYPFLRSRFKVLPEERTPLLPTEFDMKCPTCTSGMMLTTAPSHLLLPSTEHTTLPKMESAKVASTPTTSYPNLASKLEEVHRPSAELEKTTPTIRYFSAESTRVTLKNEFMTPATTPLDIEKTLSTNISLLALFSTIPSTNGTKKDAPNPTTHSSVIPIFSTPSMRTFMRAFRRKIPWHQIFVNNYLQREMLKNFNKSSPQTNTVTVPPKMSSVMSTDGGSFHFTTLSSKEIQIPAVTQKFTHKDSIAEEASPENLLTMTALPSLLFYPNTTSIKNLSSTYDFVSTHSLSAVQPSATVIRSVIARPGRRKGQRRRRPQKNIMTPRGITEFENSVTTPSGTTAPPNVMIVQPLISPSIFTVTQSPSEGMKGIPTSNSLHPQSLNGTDINEGVTKTSTQTLTKTMGTNMTLPSKTLQSTLLSKTPFQRVSNSMEVPEATSIPLSRSEVTDRVPITLFGMMAHNEPKPQETVSLHIDQHMSGSETEAPSGSHPQTESSFRTTPLIYADLYPMPALPLTTVEPQSSKDKITPLWTENLFWHQSYPEVAERGKRPAANILTTTKFPKSTTQHTPKWGGQKENIIKSSFDQTSIQETTTDKPLTFGSLSRNRFEKPRIVGGKAASFTVLANSDAFIPCEATGNPPPTIHWTRVSSGIVLSEEMQESRFEVFSNGTLFIQNVKIQDRGQYLCVAANQHGSDRLHVTLSVIAYPPRILEGRTKEITAHSGSSVEVKCRAEGRPTPQISWILANRTVVSESSQANNQAMVKSDGTLVINTLTVYDRGVYTCMANNPAGMDSWLVKIQVIAAPPIILEQKRQFITGIWGESLKLPCTAKGNPQPSVHWVLFDGTEVKPLQFINAKWFLFPNGTLYIRNIASSDRGNYECIATSSTGSERRVVNLIVEERDTIPRIETASQKLTEVNFGDKLLLNCSATGEPKPKIIWRLPSKAIVDQWHRMGSRIHVYPNGSLLIGAVTEKDAGDYLCVARNKMGDDLILMKVSLRMKPAKIDHKQHFKKQVLHGKDFQVDCKASGSPVPEISWSLPDGTMINNVMQADDGRRRSRRYILFDNGTLYFNKVGIAEEGDYTCYAQNTLGKDEMKVHLTVVTAAPRIRQSHKTYIRVTAGETAILVCEVIGEPKPQIFWLLPSSDIISSSTDRYLLHDNGSLSIGKVKLLDSGEYMCVARNPSGDDTRLYRLDVVSKLPLINGLYSNKTVFKTTAVQHSKKYLDCRAEGTPPPEIMWIMPDNIFLTAPYYGSRITVHKNGTLEIRNVRLTDTADFICVARNDGGESVLVVQLKVLEMLRRPTFRNPFNEKVVAQPGKPMALNCSVDGNPPPEIIWLLPNGTRFSSGSPNSRYQQGRNGSLIIIKPTRDDAGKYRCAARNKVGYIEKLIILEIGQKPVILTYVLGTIKSITGESVSLHCMSDGSPKPNIIWTVPSGHVIDRPQINGKYTLHENGTLLINRATPHDRGNYACKAQNSIGEAVITIPVMIVAYPPRITNRPPRNVRTLTGAAIQLHCMALGIPKPEVTWEMPDHSVLSATSKVRSSRSELLHPQGTLILQNPKTSDSGMYTCTAKNQLGSDYATTYVQVI; encoded by the exons ATACAGTAAAATGCAAAAGAGATAGAAGTTCCTCCACTCTTCTGCAATGTCCACTATGTACAAATCCTAAGGAATCCAAAGGCCAACGCTTAGCTGAGATCTCACCTGAAGCCTTGACTTGTGTTAAGCCAACCATTGACTCTGCTCTGAAGATGAAGAATCTCACTCTACCAGAAGAGGGGGACTCCATATCTCTCTTCTCTAAAGATTTTGTTGCACCCTTAGGTTTGATAACCATGAACTTGACAGATCAGTCTGGGAATGAAGCTAATTTGGCTTGCAGTATTCAGAAGCCTTCCAAGACATCACCCATTTCTTTTGCTGAAGGGAGTGGCTTTGTCACACTGAATACATCATTTTCCACCTTCCTTGTATGTAATATAGATCACCATCACATTCAGCCACTGTGGAGAATTCTAGCCATGTATAGTGATTCTCCACTGAGGCTAAAAAGAACACTTTCTCTTACCCAAACACCCCAACtcaataataaatataaacagattactgcaaaaaatgaagatatttttaCTGATATAAAAGCAGAACTAAGATCTGATCCATCATGGCTGATGCAGGACCAGATATCACTGCAACTAGATAGGACTGTGACCACCCTCAGCACCCTGCACATCCGGTACTTGGTGGATGCCCATGTCACCGTACCACACAAAAAAGAAGGGCAAGTAAAGCACAAGTGGACTATGATTTCCAGAGATAATACTACTAAGCTGGAGCATACTGTTTTAGTGGGTGGGACCATGGAACTGAACTGTCCAGCCCAAGGAGATCCCAGTCCTCACCTAGAGTGGGTTCTTGCAGATGGAAGCAAAGTGAGAGCACCTTATATTAGTGAGGATGGGAGAATTCTAATAGATAAAGCTGGAAAGCTCGAACTGCAGACAGCTGATGGCTTTGACACTGGCCTCTACCACTGTATCAGCACCAATTATGATGATGCAGATATCCTCACATATAGGGTTACAGTGATGGATCCAAATGTGGGGTCTCATCACATAAATGGAGCTCCACGtgtgagttctttgggtgagacaCTTGACCTTCCATGTCAGTCCACTGGGATCCCAGATGCCTCTATCAGTTGGGTTCTCCCTGGAAACATTGTACTTCACCACTCCTTAGGAGACAAGCAAATTCTCAGTGATGGCACATTGAGAATATTGAAGGTCACTGAACAAGACAGTGGTTATTTTCGATGTGTAGCAGCTAATTCATATGGTGTTGATTTTTTGATTTTCCTAGTATCAGTGGACGTGAAAGGGAacgttctagaatatcaagatggAGAGGCTGATGGCTCTGGGCAAGAGGAACCTAAGGCCACTACCACAAACTTCAAGGAGCCATCAGTAGTACAAAACACAGTGCCTCCAGTGGCtgatatgacaaaacaggacatTTCAAATCCAAGTAAAAGACATAATTACAGAGAGTGGACATATCGCCGTCACGGAGATCCAATAAACAGACATTTTAGGGAACATAGGAGACAATTTCCTACTTCTGCTCGAAGACTTGACCCAAGACAATGGGCAGCATTTTTGGAAAAAACTAAAAAACTAGCCACACCAGAAAAAGTAGGAAGTGCCATAACCACACTCCCTACACAAGTCACTGTACTCTCAAAGCTACCTGGAGATGGAGAAGAATCATCTGGGGTCTTGCCCCCAGATGAAGAGTTCATATTCTTGACAACAAGAGCTCTGGAGACATCAGCAAGTCCAGTGACTAGAGATCCTATAACACCACCAGGCAGCTCTGAAACCAGTATCACTCCTGGTATGGAAGCCTTTCCAATAGTCGGTCCACAGACTTCACAACCTGAGAGGCCTGAAAAGCTCATGTCAAGTACAAATTTAAATTTATCCACATCTGTTTCAATACACTTTAACCTAAGCACATCGAGTAATATGAAAGGCATCACCACTCAACAGTTACCTACCATCTCTTCTCTCATGCCTGTAACAATTAAAATCTCGAGAAATAAGCAGCCTTTATGGGAAAGAAGTAAACATTCAAAAAGCACGCCCACACCACCAGGAGATGATATTAGCAGAGATAGCAACATCAATACATCTGGGAACCCTCATGGAAAAGATCATGTATTTAGAGACTCTGTTGATCAAATTTCTCATCACCACCTATCTGTAATAACAGATAATGAGCCAAATAATGATAATTTTCATTCTCATACAACTCAAAAAACTCTTACCTCTAAGTTTCCCACAGACTCAACAATGATGATGCAAAATCAAATTTGGGCCATCAGTACCACTACCCCACTAATGAGACATTTTGggagatggaaaaaaatttgGGGCAGGAGGAGAATTATTAGCTCAGGTAGGATCCCAAACATCAGAGGACACAGATATCCCTTTTTGAGATCAAGATTCAAAGTCCTGCCTGAAGAAAGGACACCATTGCTTCCAACAGAATTTGATATGAAGTGCCCAACCTGTACATCTGGAATGATGCTTACCACAGCTCCTTCTCATTTGCTTCTTCCAAGTACTGAACATACcaccctccccaaaatggagtctGCAAAAGTAGCATCAACACCCACTACTTCATACCCAAATCTGGCATCAAAACTTGAAGAGGTACATAGGCCTTCTGCAGAATTAGAGAAAACAACCCCCACAATAAGATACTTCAGTGCAGAAAGCACACGTGTGACTCTAAAGAATGAATTCATGACCCCTGCCACTACACCCCTGGATATAGAAAAAACCCTTTCAACGAACATTAGTCTTCTAGCTTTGTTTAGTACTATTCCCAGTACCAACGGGACTAAGAAAGATGCACCTAATCCTACAACTCATTCAAGTGTTATCCCCATCTTCTCTACTCCTAGTATGAGAACTTTTATGAGAGCTTTTAGAAGAAAAATTCCTTGGCACCAAATTTTTGTGAACAACTATCTCCAAAGAGAAATGCTTAAAAATTTCAATAAATCTAGTCCGCAAACAAACACAGTCACAGTTCCTCCTAAAATGTCCTCAGTCATGTCCACTGATGgaggttctttccatttcacaaCTCTCTCATCAAAGGAGATCCAAATCCCAGCTGTAACTCAGAAATTCACTCATAAGGACAGCATTGCTGAAGAAGCCAGCCCTGAGAATCTTCTGACAATGACAGCTCTTCCATCTTTGCTTTTTTACCCTAATACTACGAGTATCAAAAACTTATCTAGTACATATGATTTTGTGTCAACACATTCCCTCTCTGCTGTCCAGCCCTCAGCCACTGTCATCAGAAGCGTAATAGCCAGACCAGGGAGACGGAAAGGGCAAAGACGAAGGCGaccacagaaaaatattatgaccCCACGGGGCATCACTGAGTTTGAGAATTCTGTTACTACTCCATCAGGAACCACAGCCCCTCCCAATGTAATGATAGTTCAACCTTTAATTAGTCCCAGCATCTTTACTGTGACCCAATCTCCTTCAGAAGGCATGAAAGGAATTCCAACTTCAAACAGCCTTCATCCACAATCTCTTAATGGTACAGACATAAATGAAGGGGTAACTAAAACAAGTACTCAGACACTAACAAAGACAATGGGTACTAATATGACATTACCCAGTAAAACACTGCAAAGTACTCTTTTGAGTAAAACACCATTCCAGAGAGTTAGTAATAGCATGGAAGTACCTGAAGCTACCTCAATTCCCTTATCCAGAAGTGAAGTAACTGATCGAGTGCCAATCACGCTCTTTGGTATGATGGCTCATAATGAGCCAAAGCCACAGGAAACCGTAAGTCTCCATATTGACCAGCACATGTCAGGGTCTGAGACTGAAGCACCTTCTGGATCACATCCCCAAACTGAATCCTCTTTTAGAACAACACCCCTTATCTATGCTGATCTATATCCCATGCCCGCACTGCCACTAACAACAGTTGAACCACAAAGTTCTAAGGATAAGATTACTCCTCTCTGGACAGAAAACCTATTTTGGCACCAATCATATCCAGAAGTTGctgaaagaggcaaaagaccagCAGCAAATATACTGACCACGACAAAATTCCCAAAGAGCACCACTCAACATACTCCAAAGTGGGGAGGCCAGAAAGAGAACATAATCAAAAGTAGCTTTGATCAGACATCAATTCAAGAAACAACCACTGACAAACCCCTAACTTTTGGTTCTCTGTCTAGAAATAGATTTGAAAAGCCAAGGATAGTTGGAGGCAAAGCAGCTAGTTTTACAGTGCTAGCTAACTCAGATGCCTTCATCCCCTGTGAAGCCACCGGTAATCCTCCCCCCACTATTCACTGGACCAGAGTCTCATCAG GAATTGTTTTATCTGAAGAAATGCAGGAGAGCAGATTTGAAGTATTCTCTAATGGTACTCTCTTCATTCAGAATGTGAAGATTCAGGACCGCGGACAGTACCTGTGTGTGGCCGCCAATCAGCATGGCTCAGACCGACTTCACGTCACTTTGTCAGTGATAGCTTATCCTCCTAGGATCCTGGAAGGCCGAACAAAGGAAATTACTGCCCACTCTGGTAGTTCTGTGGAAGTAAAATGTAGAGCTGAAGGAAGGCCTACGCCCCAAATATCCTGGATTCTAGCAAACCGAACTGTGGTTTCAGAATCATCTCAGGCAAACAACCAGGCCATGGTGAAATCCGATGGGACTTTGGTCATCAACACACTCACTGTTTATGACCGTGGAGTTTATACATGCATGGCCAATAACCCAGCTGGGATGGATTCATGGCTAGTCAAGATACAAGTTATTGCTGCACCACCAATTATCTTGGAACAAAAGAGACAATTTATCACTGGGATATGGGGTGAAAGTTTGAAACTGCCCTGTACAGCTAAAGGAAACCCTCAGCCCAGTGTTCACTGGGTCCTTTTTGATGGCACTGAAGTGAAACCTTTACAATTTATAAATGCCAAGTGGTTCCTGTTTCCAAATGGGACCCTTTATATACGAAATATAGCCTCTTCAGACAGGGGTAACTATGAATGCATAGCTACCAGTTCCACTGGTTCAGAGAGAAGGGTAGTCAACCTAATAGTAGAAGAGAGAGATACCATTCCCAGGATAGAAACTGCCTCCCAAAAACTGACTGAAGTGAACTTTGGAGACAAATTGCTACTGAACTGTTCAGCTACTGGAGAACCAAAGCCCAAAATAATCTGGAGGTTACCTTCTAAAGCAATTGTGGACCAATGGCACag GATGGGCAGTCGGATCCATGTCTATCCCAATGGGTCCTTGCTTATTGGTGCAGTCACCGAAAAGGATGCAGGTGATTATTTGTGTGTGGCCAGAAATAAAATGGGTGATGACCTGATTTTGATGAAAGTTAGCCTGAGAATGAAACCTGCCAAAATTGACCATAAGCAGCATTTCAAGAAGCAAGTGCTACATGGGAAGGACTTCCAAGTGGACTGCAAAGCTTCAGGCTCCCCTGTGCCAGAGATATCTTGGAGTCTGCCAGATGGAACAATGATAAACAACGTTATGCAAGCAGATGATGGCAGGCGACGGTCTCGGCGATACATCCTTTTTGATAATGGTACTTTGTATTTCAACAAGGTTGGGATTGCAGAGGAAGGAGATTATACCTGCTATGCACAGAACACTCTaggaaaagatgaaatgaaagttCACCTGACAGTTGTTACAGCTGCCCCTCGGATAAGACAAAGCCACAAGACTTACATTAGAGTGACCGCTGGGGAAACTGCAATACTTGTCTGTGAGGTTATTGGGGAGCCCAAGCCCCAAATATTTTGGCTGCTGCCTTCCAGTGATATAATTTCATCTTCTACTGACAGATACCTGTTGCATGACAATGGATCTTTATCTATTGGCAAAGTAAAGTTGCTAGATTCTGGAGAGTACATGTGCGTTGCACGAAATCCAAGTGGGGATGACACAAGACTGTATAGATTGGATGTGGTCTCCAAGCTACCCCTGATCAATGGCCTATATTCCAACAAAACAGTCTTCAAAACAACTGCTGTGCAGCACTCCAAGAAATACCTGGATTGCCGAGCAGAAGGGACACCTCCACCAGAAATAATGTGGATTATGCCAGAcaacattttcctcacagcacCATATTATGGGAGCAGGATCACTGTCCATAAGAATGGCACTCTTGAAATAAGGAATGTCAGGCTCACAGACACTGCAGATTTTATCTGTGTTGCTCGTAATGATGGCGGAGAGAGTGTCCTGGTTGTGCAGTTGAAGGTATTAGAAATGCTACGACGACCAACGTTCAGAAATCCATTTAATGAAAAAGTTGTAGCTCAGCCCGGGAAACCCATGGCACTGAACTGTTCAGTTGACGGAAATCCACCCCCAGAAATCATTTGGCTTTTACCTAATGGCACACGATTTTCTAGTGGAAGCCCAAATTCCCGGTATCAACAAGGAAGAAACGGCTCTTTGATTATTATTAAGCCTACTAGGGATGATGCAGGGAAATATCGTTGTGCTGCAAGAAATAAAGTTGGCTACATtgaaaaactaattatattggaAATTGGCCAGAAACCTGTTATTCTTACGTATGTGCTGGGAACAATAAAGAGCATCACTGGTGAATCTGTATCCCTTCATTGTATGTCTGATGGAAGCCCTAAACCAAACATCATCTGGACAGTGCCCAGTGGTCATGTGATAGACAGGCCTCAAATCAATGGAAAATACACATTACATGAAAACGGCACATTACTTATCAACAGGGCCACTCCTCATGACAGAGGAAACTATGCATGCAAAGCTCAGAACAGCATTGGGGAGGCCGTGATCACCATTCCGGTCATGATCGTTGCGTACCCACCACGGATCACCAATCGGCCCCCGAGGAATGTCCGTACACTGACTGGAGCAGCCATTCAACTCCACTGCATGGCTCTGGGGATACCCAAACCAGAAGTCACATGGGAAATGCCTGACCACTCAGTGCTTTCTGCAACAAGCAAAGTCAGGTCAAGCAGAAGTGAACTCCTTCACCCACAAGGCACACTCATTCTTCAGAACCCCAAGACTTCAGATTCAGGGATGTACACATGCACAGCAAAGAATCAGCTTGGGAGTGATTATGCAACCACTTATGTTCAAGTGATCTGA